One window from the genome of Fodinicurvata sediminis DSM 21159 encodes:
- the rho gene encoding transcription termination factor Rho gives MNLAELKAKSPADLLAFAEELEIENAGTLRKQDMMFAILKQLAENDVAIYGSGVLEVLPDGFGFLRSPESNYLPGPDDIYVSPSQVRRFGLRTGDTVEGEIRSPKDGERYFALLKVNSINFDPTEATRHRINFDNLTPLYPEEKLNLEVEDPTIRDMTSRVIDLTTPLGKGQRGLIVAPPRTGKTMILQNLARSIATNHPDIYMIVLLIDERPEEVTDMDRSVKGEVVSSTFDEPAQRHVQVAEMVIEKAKRLVEHKKDVVILLDSITRLARAYNTVVPSSGKVLTGGVDANALQRPKRFFGAARNVEEGGSLTIIGTALVDTGSRMDEVIFEEFKGTGNSEIVLDRKLADKRTFPAIDIAKSGTRKEEMLVEKNTLSKMWVLRRILMPMGTVDSMEFLLDKLKQSKNNADFFASMNQ, from the coding sequence ATGAATCTCGCAGAACTCAAAGCCAAGTCACCGGCAGATCTCCTGGCCTTTGCCGAGGAACTGGAAATCGAGAATGCTGGAACCCTGCGCAAGCAGGACATGATGTTTGCCATTCTCAAGCAGCTGGCCGAGAACGACGTTGCCATCTATGGCTCGGGCGTTCTCGAGGTGCTTCCGGATGGTTTCGGGTTCCTGCGCAGTCCGGAGTCCAACTACCTGCCCGGGCCGGATGACATCTATGTCAGCCCAAGCCAAGTGCGACGTTTCGGTCTGCGGACGGGCGATACGGTTGAGGGCGAAATACGCTCACCGAAGGATGGGGAGCGCTATTTCGCGCTTCTCAAGGTCAATTCGATCAACTTCGATCCGACGGAAGCCACGCGCCATCGCATCAATTTCGATAACCTGACCCCGCTGTATCCGGAAGAGAAGCTGAACCTGGAAGTCGAGGATCCAACGATCCGCGATATGACCAGCCGTGTGATCGACCTGACGACACCTCTGGGCAAGGGACAGCGCGGCCTGATCGTGGCTCCGCCGCGCACCGGCAAGACCATGATTCTGCAGAATCTGGCACGCTCGATCGCCACCAATCATCCTGACATCTACATGATTGTCCTGCTGATCGACGAGCGGCCCGAAGAGGTGACGGACATGGACCGCTCCGTTAAGGGCGAAGTTGTCTCCTCGACTTTCGACGAGCCAGCCCAGCGCCATGTCCAGGTCGCCGAGATGGTGATCGAGAAGGCCAAGCGGTTGGTGGAGCACAAGAAGGATGTCGTGATCCTGCTGGATTCCATCACGCGCCTGGCACGCGCCTACAACACCGTCGTGCCATCCTCGGGCAAGGTTCTCACCGGTGGTGTGGATGCCAATGCGCTGCAGAGGCCGAAGCGTTTCTTCGGTGCCGCGCGCAACGTCGAGGAGGGCGGTAGCCTGACGATCATCGGTACGGCTCTGGTGGATACCGGAAGCCGCATGGACGAGGTGATCTTCGAGGAGTTCAAGGGCACCGGAAACTCTGAAATTGTCCTGGACCGCAAGCTGGCTGACAAACGGACCTTCCCGGCCATCGACATCGCCAAGTCCGGTACCCGCAAGGAAGAGATGCTTGTCGAAAAGAACACCCTGTCGAAGATGTGGGTGCTGCGCCGGATCCTGATGCCCATGGGCACGGTGGATTCCATGGAGTTCCTGCTGGACAAGCTGAAGCAGTCCAAGAACAACGCAGACTTCTTCGCCTCCATGAACCAGTAG
- the hemJ gene encoding protoporphyrinogen oxidase HemJ, with protein MTWLADAYPWIKALHVISVIAWMAGLLYLPRLFVYHAGTEPHSEMSETFKVMERRLLRAITTPAMIASLVFGLLLLATPGIFQQGWLHAKILLLLGMFAMHGFMARWRKDFEADRNRHPARFYRFMNEIPTVLMVIIVLLAVAKPF; from the coding sequence ATGACCTGGCTTGCTGATGCCTATCCTTGGATCAAGGCGCTCCATGTCATTTCTGTCATTGCCTGGATGGCTGGGCTTCTCTACTTGCCGCGTCTCTTTGTCTATCATGCCGGAACAGAGCCGCACAGCGAGATGTCCGAGACCTTCAAGGTGATGGAGCGCCGCCTTCTCAGAGCCATCACAACACCAGCCATGATCGCCAGCCTGGTTTTTGGCCTTCTGCTGCTTGCCACACCAGGAATCTTCCAGCAGGGTTGGTTGCACGCAAAGATTCTGCTGTTGCTGGGCATGTTTGCCATGCACGGTTTCATGGCCCGTTGGCGCAAGGACTTTGAGGCCGACCGGAACCGTCATCCCGCACGCTTTTACCGTTTCATGAATGAAATCCCCACTGTTTTGATGGTGATAATCGTACTGCTGGCTGTGGCAAAGCCGTTCTGA
- the hemH gene encoding ferrochelatase: MQETAFPADHPKVPLGKIGVLLVNLGTPDGTDYRSMRRYLSQFLSDKRVIELPSLLWQPLLQAVILSRRPQRSGEAYEKIWNREKNESPLRTITRSQAEAIAETFSQDPETQDKVVVDWAMRYGRPSIDEVFARLNEAGCRRILIFPLYPQYSAATTASACDMVFRAQLQLRWQPSLRTAPSYHDAPGYIDALAQSVTEQLEKLSWEPEKLLVSFHGLPRENLDKGDPYHCHCQKTARLLGERLGKSAPPVQIVFQSRFGPKEWLQPYADVTTAELARQGTRRLAVISPGFAADCVETLEELNIGLRETFMENGGEEFTYIPCLNDSQSHMDMLTGLLKRELSGWLETKEQA; encoded by the coding sequence ATGCAGGAGACAGCTTTTCCAGCCGACCACCCAAAGGTTCCCCTTGGCAAGATCGGAGTCCTGCTTGTCAATCTTGGCACGCCGGATGGCACGGATTATCGCTCTATGCGGCGTTATCTCTCCCAGTTTCTGAGCGACAAGCGGGTTATTGAGCTGCCCAGTCTGCTTTGGCAGCCTCTGCTGCAGGCCGTCATCTTGAGCCGCAGGCCACAGCGTAGCGGTGAAGCCTATGAAAAGATATGGAACCGCGAGAAGAATGAATCTCCGCTGCGCACTATTACTCGCAGCCAAGCAGAGGCCATAGCGGAAACCTTCTCGCAAGATCCGGAAACCCAGGACAAGGTCGTCGTGGACTGGGCCATGCGCTATGGAAGGCCGAGCATCGACGAGGTCTTCGCCAGGCTGAATGAAGCAGGCTGCCGTCGCATCCTGATATTTCCTCTCTATCCTCAGTATAGCGCTGCAACGACCGCATCAGCTTGTGACATGGTGTTCCGTGCGCAACTGCAGTTACGCTGGCAGCCGAGCCTGAGGACAGCGCCCTCGTATCATGATGCGCCGGGTTACATCGACGCACTGGCACAGAGCGTCACGGAACAACTGGAGAAACTGTCCTGGGAACCCGAGAAGCTGCTCGTATCTTTTCATGGCTTGCCCCGCGAGAACCTGGACAAGGGCGATCCCTATCACTGCCACTGTCAGAAAACGGCCCGTCTGCTTGGGGAAAGACTTGGAAAGAGTGCCCCACCCGTGCAGATCGTCTTCCAGTCGCGTTTCGGGCCCAAGGAATGGTTGCAGCCCTATGCTGATGTTACCACGGCAGAACTTGCGCGCCAGGGAACACGGCGCCTGGCTGTCATCAGTCCAGGATTTGCTGCCGACTGTGTGGAAACCCTGGAAGAGCTGAATATTGGACTGCGTGAAACCTTCATGGAAAATGGAGGGGAGGAATTTACCTATATCCCCTGTCTCAATGACAGCCAGTCCCATATGGACATGTTGACTGGACTCCTGAAGCGGGAGCTTTCAGGCTGGCTCGAGACGAAAGAACAGGCTTGA
- the hemE gene encoding uroporphyrinogen decarboxylase, whose protein sequence is MKPLLRALAGETLDPPPVWMMRQAGRYLPEYRELRSQAGSFLDLCKTPEMAEEVTLQPIRRYGLDGAILFSDILVVPQALGQKLWFEEGLGPRLEPLDETADLSRLSTSAFHERLQPVYETLKRLSQSVPQEVTRLGFAGAPWTVASYMIEGGSSRDFFKSRLWAYRDPAGFEKLIDLLVDVTSEYLIQQVLAGAETVQLFDSWAGIWTDEGFRRWSLAPSRRIIEKIHEACPGVPVIFFPRGAGVLYQECAMESGAQALSLDSSVPLEWARDNLQPHVALQGNLDPACLMAGGTVLDEATRRLVSVLGKGPFIFNLGHGIDKATPPENVNRMLEVLRGKSAQ, encoded by the coding sequence TTGAAACCTCTACTCCGTGCCCTCGCAGGGGAAACCCTCGATCCGCCACCTGTTTGGATGATGCGCCAGGCTGGACGCTACCTGCCGGAATACCGTGAGCTCAGAAGCCAGGCCGGATCTTTCCTGGATCTCTGCAAAACACCGGAGATGGCGGAAGAAGTCACACTACAGCCAATTCGCCGCTATGGCCTGGATGGTGCCATCCTCTTCTCGGACATTCTTGTCGTTCCGCAGGCCCTGGGGCAGAAGCTCTGGTTCGAGGAAGGCCTGGGTCCGCGCCTGGAACCCCTGGATGAGACAGCCGATCTGTCACGGCTGTCCACCTCGGCTTTCCATGAAAGACTGCAACCGGTCTACGAAACTCTCAAACGCCTGAGTCAATCCGTGCCCCAGGAGGTTACACGTCTGGGATTTGCCGGCGCCCCCTGGACCGTGGCCAGCTACATGATCGAGGGAGGGTCCAGTCGCGATTTCTTCAAGTCCAGGCTTTGGGCCTATCGAGATCCTGCTGGTTTCGAAAAGCTGATCGATCTGTTGGTTGACGTGACCAGCGAATACCTCATCCAGCAGGTCCTGGCGGGGGCAGAAACCGTCCAGCTATTCGATTCCTGGGCCGGAATCTGGACTGATGAAGGATTTCGGCGTTGGTCGCTTGCACCTTCACGCCGCATCATCGAGAAAATCCATGAAGCCTGTCCCGGGGTTCCGGTCATCTTTTTCCCGCGGGGTGCCGGTGTCCTGTACCAGGAATGTGCCATGGAAAGCGGGGCCCAGGCTCTTTCTCTGGACAGTTCGGTTCCACTGGAGTGGGCAAGGGATAACCTGCAGCCTCATGTGGCGCTTCAGGGCAATCTGGATCCGGCATGCCTGATGGCTGGAGGAACGGTCCTGGATGAAGCCACACGGCGGTTGGTGAGTGTTCTGGGCAAGGGTCCCTTCATCTTCAACCTGGGACATGGGATCGATAAGGCCACTCCGCCCGAGAATGTGAACAGGATGCTGGAGGTTCTTCGCGGCAAAAGCGCACAGTAG
- a CDS encoding pyruvate, water dikinase regulatory protein, with product MTLHHHLHLVSDSTGETVNSVARACVAQFEGIEPQEHIWTLVRTRGHVEKIVEHIRREPGPVVYTMVDEGLRRLLEENCRTIGVPCVAVLDPVMHALGLHYERTSVGRPGKQHTLDNEYFDRIEAMNFALAHDDGQLNEDLTLADVVLVGVSRTSKTPTCVYLAQRGVRAANVPYVPDVPLPEALFQLQGTLIIGLTKDPARLVDIRRSRLRVMNDRDEAGNYADIDSVTEEVKEARRLYARHHWPVIDVTRRSIEETAAAILTLYQRHRAKAAE from the coding sequence ATGACCTTGCATCATCATCTCCACCTGGTCTCCGATTCCACCGGAGAAACCGTCAATTCTGTTGCCCGGGCCTGTGTTGCCCAGTTCGAGGGCATTGAACCGCAGGAGCACATCTGGACACTGGTCCGCACACGGGGCCATGTGGAAAAGATTGTCGAACATATTCGCCGGGAACCTGGCCCGGTTGTCTACACCATGGTGGACGAGGGATTGCGGCGCCTCCTGGAAGAGAACTGTCGTACCATCGGCGTGCCTTGCGTGGCGGTTCTGGATCCGGTCATGCATGCACTCGGTCTGCACTATGAACGCACCAGCGTGGGCCGTCCCGGCAAGCAGCACACGCTCGACAATGAATATTTCGATCGCATTGAAGCCATGAATTTCGCGCTTGCCCATGATGACGGGCAATTGAACGAAGATTTGACGCTGGCGGATGTCGTGCTGGTCGGTGTATCGCGCACTTCAAAGACACCGACCTGCGTCTACCTGGCACAAAGAGGTGTACGTGCGGCAAATGTTCCTTATGTACCGGACGTTCCCCTGCCCGAGGCGTTGTTTCAACTTCAGGGCACGCTGATAATTGGTCTGACAAAGGATCCGGCACGATTGGTCGACATAAGAAGAAGCCGGCTGCGTGTCATGAATGACCGGGATGAAGCTGGAAATTACGCCGATATCGATTCCGTGACAGAGGAGGTCAAGGAAGCTCGGCGGCTCTATGCACGCCATCACTGGCCCGTCATAGATGTCACCCGCCGTTCGATCGAGGAAACCGCTGCGGCTATCCTGACCCTTTATCAGCGCCATCGTGCGAAGGCAGCAGAATGA
- a CDS encoding Maf family protein: protein MKKTADFMKPDGEGLVLASGSAARRQLLENAGLAFDHQAAAVDEMEIKKSLAAEGATALQVAETLAELKAGRVSRLCPGALVIGADQMLDCNGTWFDKPEDRDHLAAHLRALSGRTHTLETAVCVVRDGERLWHHNETSRLTMRSFDEDFIQTYLGVAGDVALGSVGGYCLESHGAHLFSHIEGNYFTILGLPLLPLVGYLRQRGAILG, encoded by the coding sequence ATGAAAAAGACTGCGGATTTCATGAAGCCTGATGGAGAAGGTCTGGTGCTGGCATCGGGAAGTGCCGCACGCCGCCAGCTCCTGGAGAATGCAGGCCTGGCTTTCGATCATCAGGCGGCGGCCGTCGATGAGATGGAGATCAAGAAATCTCTGGCAGCGGAAGGGGCGACAGCCTTGCAGGTTGCCGAGACACTTGCTGAACTGAAGGCTGGCCGGGTCAGCCGCCTTTGTCCCGGTGCACTTGTCATCGGCGCCGATCAGATGCTTGATTGCAATGGGACTTGGTTTGACAAACCTGAGGACAGGGATCACCTCGCAGCTCATCTCAGAGCCCTGTCCGGACGTACGCATACACTGGAAACCGCAGTCTGTGTCGTGCGTGACGGAGAACGTCTCTGGCATCACAATGAAACATCTCGGCTGACAATGCGCAGCTTTGATGAAGACTTCATTCAGACCTATCTTGGAGTTGCAGGAGATGTTGCCCTTGGATCAGTTGGCGGATATTGCCTGGAAAGCCATGGGGCACATCTTTTCAGTCATATAGAGGGAAATTACTTCACGATCCTGGGACTGCCACTGCTACCCTTGGTGGGTTATCTGCGCCAACGAGGAGCCATATTGGGATGA
- a CDS encoding shikimate dehydrogenase — MILTGRSRLAGVLGWPVGHSRSPRLHNHWLERYGIDGAYVPLPVRPESFASAVTALANLSFLGANVTVPHKEAALRVCDEVTSSARRIGAVNTLFFHDERILGDNTDAYGFIQNLFEGCPKWKATSGPAVILGAGGAARALCVALMDAGAPEILIANRTRTRAEKLADSLSQDSGGERLRIVEWGHWSDMLSGANLLVNATSLGMSGQPPLDIDLSALPGTALVNDIVYAPLETDLLLRARERGNWVVDGLGMLLHQAVPGFTGWFERTPEVDEELRHFVLEG; from the coding sequence ATGATACTTACGGGAAGAAGTCGTCTTGCCGGAGTGTTGGGCTGGCCGGTTGGTCACTCCCGTTCTCCGCGGCTGCACAATCACTGGCTGGAGCGTTATGGAATCGATGGCGCCTATGTTCCCTTGCCGGTACGTCCTGAAAGCTTTGCATCGGCCGTGACGGCCTTGGCGAACCTGAGCTTCCTCGGCGCAAACGTGACAGTGCCGCACAAGGAGGCGGCCCTTCGCGTCTGTGACGAAGTAACCAGCAGTGCGCGCCGTATTGGCGCCGTAAATACACTCTTCTTCCATGACGAGCGTATCCTGGGCGACAACACCGATGCCTACGGTTTCATCCAGAATCTCTTCGAAGGCTGTCCGAAATGGAAGGCCACCTCTGGTCCGGCCGTGATTCTTGGGGCGGGTGGTGCGGCCCGTGCCCTTTGTGTCGCCTTGATGGATGCGGGCGCACCGGAAATCCTGATCGCAAACCGTACGCGCACACGTGCCGAGAAACTGGCAGACAGCTTGTCCCAGGATTCTGGCGGTGAGCGGCTCAGGATCGTTGAATGGGGGCATTGGTCGGACATGCTTTCCGGCGCGAATCTGTTGGTCAATGCCACAAGTCTGGGCATGAGCGGACAACCTCCTCTGGATATCGACCTGAGTGCACTTCCCGGGACTGCTCTGGTCAACGACATTGTCTATGCACCTCTGGAAACGGATCTGCTGCTACGTGCGCGTGAACGAGGAAACTGGGTGGTGGATGGCCTGGGCATGCTGCTGCATCAAGCAGTTCCCGGTTTCACCGGCTGGTTCGAGCGAACCCCCGAAGTGGACGAGGAATTGCGGCACTTCGTTCTGGAAGGCTAA
- the coaE gene encoding dephospho-CoA kinase (Dephospho-CoA kinase (CoaE) performs the final step in coenzyme A biosynthesis.): MQVLGLTGSIGMGKTTAAGMLRRLGLPVHDADQAVHRLFSKGGRAVPAVERHFPEAILNGAIDRKRLGERVFADDAALHLLESLVHPLVRQEALDFLKRHRRWRSPLVVLDIPLLYETGGEELCDHVIVVSAPLRIQRQRVLRRPNMNEEAFRAVLARQMPDALKRRRADYVVQTGLSKALTFRQLSRIVRKLRRYGKIRER, encoded by the coding sequence ATGCAGGTCCTCGGGCTCACAGGGTCCATTGGCATGGGCAAAACGACCGCAGCAGGAATGTTGCGGCGCCTGGGACTTCCGGTGCACGACGCGGACCAGGCAGTTCATCGCCTGTTCTCAAAGGGAGGACGCGCTGTACCGGCGGTGGAACGACATTTTCCGGAGGCTATCCTGAACGGCGCCATCGACCGCAAGAGGTTGGGCGAACGCGTTTTTGCCGATGATGCCGCCTTGCACCTGCTGGAATCCCTGGTGCATCCGCTGGTGCGCCAGGAAGCGCTGGATTTCCTGAAGCGTCACCGAAGATGGCGTTCCCCTCTCGTCGTCCTGGATATTCCCTTGCTTTACGAAACCGGCGGAGAAGAACTCTGCGATCATGTCATCGTCGTCAGCGCGCCACTGCGCATACAAAGGCAGAGAGTCCTGAGACGCCCCAACATGAACGAGGAAGCCTTTCGCGCTGTCCTGGCGCGGCAGATGCCCGATGCCCTGAAACGGCGGCGGGCGGATTATGTGGTTCAAACAGGGCTGAGCAAGGCGCTGACTTTTCGGCAGCTTTCCCGCATTGTGCGCAAATTGCGCAGGTACGGGAAAATTCGTGAGAGATAG
- the dnaQ gene encoding DNA polymerase III subunit epsilon, which yields MREVVLDTETTGLDPDAGHRVIEIGCVELENHVPTNNNLQLFLNPQRDIPEESFKVHGLSLDFLSDKPLFGDVAERFLEFIADAKLVIHNAEFDLKFLNAELVRCGYAAIPTEQAIDTVQIARRRFPGAQASLDALCRRFEIDLSERSLHGALLDCQLLAAVYLELMGGRQPGLILADDKSSQTTSEALRASRPHRAPRPHATSPDEEEAHARMLEKLKDPIWTH from the coding sequence ATGCGTGAAGTTGTTCTGGATACCGAAACCACGGGCCTGGACCCGGATGCCGGCCACAGGGTCATAGAGATCGGCTGTGTCGAACTGGAAAATCATGTTCCGACAAACAACAATCTGCAGCTCTTCCTCAATCCTCAACGGGATATTCCCGAAGAGTCCTTCAAGGTACACGGACTGAGCCTGGACTTTCTCTCCGACAAGCCTTTGTTCGGTGATGTGGCGGAGCGTTTCCTGGAGTTCATAGCGGATGCGAAACTCGTCATCCACAATGCCGAATTCGACCTGAAATTCCTGAATGCGGAGTTGGTTCGCTGCGGCTACGCCGCCATTCCCACGGAACAGGCCATAGACACGGTACAGATCGCGCGGCGCCGCTTTCCCGGCGCCCAGGCCAGTCTTGATGCCCTGTGCCGCCGCTTCGAGATAGACCTGTCGGAGCGCAGCCTGCATGGCGCCCTGTTGGACTGTCAGCTGCTGGCTGCGGTTTACCTGGAATTGATGGGCGGACGTCAGCCAGGCCTGATACTGGCTGACGACAAGTCCTCGCAGACTACGTCAGAGGCATTGCGCGCCAGTCGGCCACATCGTGCTCCGCGGCCGCATGCAACAAGTCCCGATGAAGAAGAAGCCCATGCGCGCATGCTGGAAAAACTCAAGGATCCCATCTGGACCCACTAG
- the secB gene encoding protein-export chaperone SecB has product MNDTTPGAAPAGANPQDQQQGNKESPLVVHVQYLKDLSFESPNAPTILTNMGQSPNLDIQLNVGARPLQDRIYEVVLNLKVTAKQKTEEDERTAFVVELEYAGVVTVGQAVPDERVEQVLLIDCASMLFPFARRAVADTTREGGFPPVLINPVDFVQLYRQRKAREAAAAGNEQSGNTAGSGNGEDTQS; this is encoded by the coding sequence ATGAACGACACCACTCCAGGCGCGGCACCGGCCGGCGCAAATCCCCAGGATCAGCAGCAGGGCAACAAGGAATCACCGCTTGTTGTTCATGTGCAGTACCTGAAGGACCTCTCGTTCGAAAGTCCGAATGCACCGACCATCCTGACCAACATGGGCCAATCGCCCAATCTGGATATCCAGCTCAATGTCGGTGCACGCCCGCTTCAGGACCGCATCTACGAGGTGGTCCTGAACCTCAAGGTCACGGCAAAGCAGAAGACCGAAGAGGACGAGCGAACCGCCTTCGTCGTCGAACTGGAATACGCCGGCGTGGTCACCGTTGGCCAGGCGGTCCCGGACGAGCGTGTCGAACAGGTTCTGCTGATTGATTGCGCAAGCATGCTGTTCCCCTTCGCACGGCGCGCCGTTGCGGACACCACGCGCGAAGGCGGGTTCCCGCCTGTCTTGATCAATCCCGTGGACTTCGTGCAGCTCTATCGCCAGCGGAAGGCACGTGAAGCCGCTGCGGCCGGCAACGAGCAATCCGGCAACACCGCAGGCAGCGGAAACGGAGAAGACACCCAGTCCTGA
- a CDS encoding FxsA family protein yields MALYILIAFIAIPLIEIALFIEVGDWIGLWPTLAAIVLTALAGTTMLRIQGLATLSRARSEMDRGELPARELFDAFCLGIAGVLLLVPGFFTDAIGLLLFIPIFRTWLRRVLGHNIKVHSMSAHGHAAYRQQRDSNTIDADYVDITNEDDPQHEESSPKELTNDEDSDPSKRGEGGSKWVR; encoded by the coding sequence ATGGCCCTTTATATACTCATCGCCTTTATCGCTATTCCCCTGATTGAAATCGCACTTTTCATTGAGGTCGGGGATTGGATCGGACTCTGGCCCACTCTGGCTGCCATTGTGCTGACCGCACTTGCCGGAACGACCATGCTGCGCATCCAGGGGCTGGCAACCCTGAGCAGAGCGCGCTCGGAAATGGATCGCGGAGAACTGCCCGCCCGGGAGCTCTTCGATGCTTTCTGCCTCGGCATAGCCGGCGTTCTCCTGCTGGTACCCGGTTTCTTTACCGACGCCATCGGGCTGCTGTTGTTCATACCCATCTTCCGAACCTGGCTGCGCCGGGTCCTGGGGCACAATATCAAGGTCCACAGCATGTCCGCCCACGGGCATGCCGCCTACCGACAGCAACGCGACAGCAACACCATCGATGCCGATTATGTGGACATCACGAATGAGGATGATCCCCAGCACGAGGAGTCATCTCCCAAGGAGTTGACGAACGATGAGGACTCCGATCCTTCGAAACGCGGTGAGGGCGGCAGCAAATGGGTCCGATAG
- a CDS encoding Tim44/TimA family putative adaptor protein: MGEGFQLLDIILFAAIAAFLILRLRSVLGRRNGNESRSDFDPFKQNEENQTAKKKGPESQDKVVHLPNQKGQQQTAEEQQTEFRTEGPAAAGLTQIKLADSSFDEQGFLEGARSAFEMIVSAFAAGDRETLRGLLADQVYEDFSKAIDEREKNNESLQTTIVSIKSADIVDARLENRIASIDVKFVSEQINVTRDEEDRIIEGDPNEIINVTDVWTFERNTRNRDPNWALTATESPT, encoded by the coding sequence ATGGGCGAAGGCTTTCAACTTCTAGACATTATACTTTTCGCAGCGATAGCGGCCTTCCTTATCCTGCGCCTGCGTTCTGTCCTGGGGCGACGAAACGGGAATGAGTCACGTTCCGATTTCGACCCCTTCAAGCAGAACGAGGAAAACCAGACGGCCAAGAAGAAGGGCCCTGAGAGTCAGGACAAGGTGGTTCACCTGCCCAACCAGAAAGGCCAGCAGCAAACTGCAGAAGAGCAGCAAACCGAGTTTCGGACGGAAGGGCCAGCCGCGGCCGGTCTGACCCAGATCAAGCTGGCGGACAGCTCGTTCGATGAACAGGGCTTTCTGGAAGGTGCGCGCTCTGCGTTCGAGATGATCGTATCCGCCTTTGCCGCCGGTGATCGCGAAACCCTGCGCGGCCTGCTGGCCGATCAGGTGTACGAGGATTTCTCGAAGGCAATCGACGAACGCGAGAAGAACAATGAGAGCCTTCAGACAACCATTGTCAGCATCAAGTCGGCCGATATCGTGGATGCCCGGTTGGAAAACCGTATCGCCTCCATCGATGTGAAATTCGTCAGTGAGCAGATCAATGTGACCCGGGATGAGGAGGATCGCATCATCGAAGGCGATCCGAACGAAATCATCAACGTTACCGACGTCTGGACTTTCGAACGCAACACACGCAACCGGGATCCGAACTGGGCCCTGACGGCCACGGAAAGCCCGACCTGA
- the mltA gene encoding murein transglycosylase A has product MIGLGARVLAVLGALVLASCQAPLDKPAEEKPVAPDEAEAVFVPARFSDLSGWQQDNLLEALPAFRRSCQRLQQQPSDRKLGPEGKAGTIADWEEVCRGLQDGNFTGDGELRAFLEREFRPFAVEARPRQDGLFTGYYEAEIRAARQPGGGYDVPLHAPPADLITADLGAFDSELSGKKLIGRVSGNSFEPYHSRREIAEGALKGKADVVLWADDPVDVFFLHIQGSGVATLPDGSRQRVGFAGSNGHPFYAIGRALIEEGVVSRDEASMQAIRAWLNDNPERARALMERNARYIFFREIDEAGPIGAQGVPLTPGRSLAVDRNFLPLGVPLWLESYWPNSQEALNRLMLAQDTGSAITGPVRGDFFWGSGEAAFERAGRMKEPGRYWILLPRSVAERHGAQTPDASES; this is encoded by the coding sequence ATGATTGGTCTAGGTGCGCGTGTTCTTGCCGTTTTGGGTGCACTGGTCCTTGCCTCCTGCCAGGCACCCTTGGACAAGCCGGCGGAAGAGAAGCCCGTTGCACCCGACGAAGCAGAAGCTGTTTTCGTTCCGGCGCGCTTTTCCGATCTTTCGGGCTGGCAGCAGGACAATTTGCTGGAAGCCCTGCCCGCCTTTCGCCGTTCCTGCCAGCGTTTGCAGCAGCAGCCTTCCGATCGCAAGCTTGGCCCTGAAGGCAAGGCCGGCACGATTGCTGACTGGGAAGAGGTCTGCCGCGGGCTCCAGGATGGGAATTTCACCGGTGACGGCGAACTGCGGGCCTTCCTGGAACGAGAGTTCCGGCCTTTTGCCGTCGAGGCAAGGCCGCGGCAGGATGGCCTCTTTACGGGCTATTACGAAGCGGAAATTCGCGCGGCACGCCAACCGGGGGGTGGCTATGATGTACCGCTCCATGCGCCGCCTGCGGACCTGATCACGGCGGATCTGGGTGCGTTCGACTCCGAGCTTTCCGGAAAGAAACTGATCGGGCGCGTTTCGGGAAACAGCTTTGAACCCTATCATTCACGCCGTGAGATTGCGGAAGGCGCTCTGAAGGGCAAGGCTGATGTCGTGCTCTGGGCCGATGATCCCGTGGATGTCTTCTTCCTTCATATACAGGGATCGGGGGTGGCTACGCTGCCGGACGGAAGTCGCCAACGCGTCGGTTTTGCCGGATCCAATGGTCATCCCTTCTATGCCATTGGACGGGCCCTGATCGAGGAAGGCGTCGTGTCGCGTGATGAAGCGTCCATGCAGGCAATTCGGGCGTGGCTCAATGACAATCCCGAACGCGCACGTGCCCTGATGGAGCGGAATGCCCGATATATCTTTTTCCGGGAAATCGATGAGGCAGGCCCCATTGGTGCCCAGGGCGTTCCCCTGACCCCGGGTCGCTCACTGGCTGTGGATCGCAACTTCCTGCCTCTGGGAGTCCCGCTTTGGCTGGAAAGCTATTGGCCCAACAGCCAGGAAGCACTCAATAGACTGATGTTGGCCCAGGATACAGGCAGCGCGATAACTGGGCCGGTGCGTGGCGATTTCTTCTGGGGCAGCGGTGAAGCTGCTTTCGAAAGAGCGGGCCGCATGAAGGAGCCGGGACGCTATTGGATCCTGCTTCCGCGCAGCGTTGCCGAGCGCCACGGGGCCCAGACGCCTGACGCTTCGGAAAGCTGA